Proteins encoded by one window of Strix aluco isolate bStrAlu1 chromosome 35, bStrAlu1.hap1, whole genome shotgun sequence:
- the LOC141917199 gene encoding uncharacterized protein LOC141917199 isoform X1, with translation MGQNPAETGKTALPRSVMRGVWGSRGGAGGVNTIESGPPAAQSGPWRRPSASGSRGRGGSAAARPWSCQRSRPATGAGMGGRYPAPPEAPGNPQEPLRAWRRHPRCPRHLAGAGPGGCPPRRRRNPTSAVSAAKPSGRGRTWCGTAASTPARSPTSAAPAPRASPRTPTSGSTSAPTPARSPTSAAPAASASAGAPTSPSTSASTAARNPSRAASVANASVKAPACSNMSAATPARSPTAAPTAPRTSAGAPTSCPTTAASTPPNGGPAQPWRCPRGSEGSPRRRAEVVEQTTVLPW, from the exons ATGGGGCAAAACCCTGCCGAAACGGGGAAGACTGCCCTCCCCCGAAGTGTGATgcggggggtgtgggggagcCGTGGCGGCGCGGGAGGGGTTAACACCATCGAGTCGGGTCCGCCCGCGGCGCAGAGCGGCCCCTGGCGGCGCCCGAGCGCTTCCGGGTCGCGGGGTCGCGGCGGCTCAGCGGCGGCGAG ACCATGGAGCTGCCAGAGGAGCCGCCCGGCGACTGGGGCGGGGATGGGGGGACGGTACCCGGCACCCCCGGAG GCGCCGGGAAATCCCCAGGAGCCCCTGCGAGCCTGGCGACGTCACCCCCGCTGTCCCCGTCACCTGGCCGGGGCtggccctgggggctgccccccccgGCGGCGCAGAAACCCTACAAGTGCCGTGAGTGCGGCAAAGCCTTCGGGCAGAGGGCGCACCTGGTGCGGCACCGCAGCGTCCACACCGgcgagaagccctacaagtgcggCGCCTGCGCCAAGAGCTTCGCCCAGAACTCCAACCTCCGGCAGCACCAGCGCACCCACACCGGCGAGAAGCCCTACGAGTGCGGCGCCTGCGGCAAGCGCTTCGGCTGGCGCGCCAACCTCACCCAGCACCAGCGCATCCACAGCGGCCAGAAACCCTTCCCGTGCGGCCAGTGTGGCAAACGCTTCGGTGAAAGCTCCCGCCTGCTCGAACATGAGCGCAGCCACACCGGCGAGAAGCCCTACCGCTGCCCCCACTGCGCCAAGAACTTCAGCCGGGGCTCCCACCTCGTGTCCCACCACCGCCGCTTCCACGCCGCCGAACGGGGGCCCGGCCCAGCCCTGGCGATGCCCCAGGGGCTCTGAGGGCTCCCCAAGGAGACGGGCGGAGGTGGTGGAGCAGACGACGGTGCTTCCGTGGTGA
- the MYH14 gene encoding myosin-14 gives MGTPIGIPLGPGSHIDAPPGIPIGLASPVGISVGPGIPYRPRDVPSWPFSRYCLPLTLSRCGDKRRPQGRGWRWRCVTPLLGTWTGGSRRPQHVPTDPELGVRGHAEGRIRPEGPGQAGEGPRANLMEFNKAKGKVLPGTPRHLRPFGGAPGRGRHTWVPRSLGGGGARRLGPSRAAGAGGTGSARPPVTRVPRSRVWHHRDGPAAGPPPVCAMVDEGDGGQCGPTRLVQAQHRRDLEEELRDLSNQVAALGRSLAEERGRSLAAGGALRALEIAVGGAQARVGGACRARDRACERLRQQQEAGHLLWVELTAARAARAGAELRAQEAESRCRTREAELEQLRQAVAAAQRARRQAEQQRQDMDMDVAAHAPPTPSPTGGRDPGTLEAALAELREHNRALQQRLLQRQSQVEELRRALAGARAQAREAAGARTRLEQEQRVLRGRLQHFGVSPGPTEATLRARCLHLQELLSREAGARAALGRAARAAGWRLRVLLVEAEEQRLRGERYRLQAQASEASGRALGERVAAVAAGTAREQAQGHRLRRALEAVGDGAAATARHVAALRARLRCDPLTLSRTVRRMLRGEDEDEDSEDSEDSGSPPWSLGELLETAHGSWGGLETAPKEPHQKAAGPGGGLETAPSPEGSLETAPNMGGAP, from the exons ATGGGGACCCCTATAGGAATCCCTCTAGGGCCAGGATCCCATATAGACGCCCCCCCAGGGATCCCCATAGGGCTGGCGTCCCCTGTGGGGATCTCTGTGGGCCCTGGGATCCCCTATAGACCCC GGGACGTCCCCTCCTGGCCCTTCTCACGCTACTGTCTGCCACTGACATTGAGTCGCTGCGGTGACAAGCGGCGTCCTCAGGGTCGGGGCTGGCGCTGGCGCTGTGTGACACCTCTGCTGGGGACATGGACAGGGGGATCGAGGCGCCCTCAGCACGTCCCCACCGACCCCGAGCTGGGTGTGCGGGGACACGCCGAGGGAAGGATCCGGCcggagggacctgggcaggctggggaggggccACGggccaacctcatggagttcaacaaggccaagggcaaggtcctgccc GGGACACCCCGACACCTACGTCCCTTCGGGGGTGCCCCGGGGAGGGGCCGGCACACCTGGGTCCCTCGG AGCCTGGGGGGAGGAGGTGCCCGACGCCTGGGTCCCTCCCGTGCCGCCGGCGCGGGTGGCACAGGGAGCGCCCGGCCACCGGTCACTCGAGTCCCACGGTCCCGGGTTTGGCATCACAGGGACGGACCCGCCGCAG GGCCCCCCCCAGTTTGTGCCATGGTGGACGAGGGGGATGGGGGACAATGTGGCCCCACCAGGCTGGTGCAG gcaCAGCACCGCCGGGACCTGGAGGAGGAGCTCCGTGACCTCAGCAACCAG GTGGCAGCGCTCGGGCGGAGCCTGGCGGAGGAGCGGGGGCGGAGCCTGGCCGCCGGTGGGGCCCTGCGGGCACTGGAGATAGCAGTGGGCGGAGCCCAGGCCCGGGTGGGCGGAGCCTGTCGGGCTCGAGACCGGGCCTGTGAGCGGCTGCGCCAGCAGCAG GAGGCGGGACATCTGCTGTGGGTGGAGCTGACGGCCGCACGCGCTGCCCGGGCGGGGGCGGAGCTCCGGGCGCAGGAGGCGGAGTCACGATGCCGCACCAGGGAGGCGGAGCTGGAGCAGCTGCGGCAG GCGGTGGCGGCGGCCCAGCGCGCCCGGCGGCAGGCGGAGCAGCAGCGCCAGGACATGGACATGGACGTGGCTGCCCAcgcgccccccacccccagccccac GGGGGGCCGGGACCCCGGGACGCTGGAGGCGGCGCTGGCGGAGCTGCGGGAGCACAACCGGGCGCTGCAGCAGCGGCTGCTCCAGCGGCAGAGCCAG gtggaggagctgcgGCGGGCGCTGGCGGGGGCGCGGGCGCAggcgcgggaggcggcgggggccaGGACCcggctggagcaggagcagcgggTGCTGCGGGGGCGGCTGCAGCACTTCGGGGTGTCCCCAGGCCCCACCGAGGCCACCCTGCGTGCCCGCTGCCTCCACCTCCAGGAGCTCCTGAGCCGCGAGGCCGG GGCGCGGGCGGCGCTGggccgggcagcgcgggcagcgggaTGGCGCCTGCgggtgctgctggtggaggcGGAGGAGCAGCGGCTGCGGGGGGAGCGCTACCGCCTGCAG GCGCAGGCCAGCGAGGCGTCGGGGCGAGCGCTGGGGGAGCGCGTGGCCGCGGTGGCTGCCGGGACGGCCCGTGAGCAGGCCCAGGGCCACCGCCTGCGCCGGGCGCTGGAGGCCGTCGGGGACGGGGCCGCGGCCACCGCGCGACACGTGGCCGCCCTGCGGGCTCGCCTCAG GTGCGACCCGCTGACGCTGTCCCGCACGGTGCGGCGGATGCTGCGGGgggaggacgaggacgaggacAGCGAGGACAGCGAGGACAGCGGGTCCCCACCCTGGAGCCTCGGGGAGCTCCTCGAAACTGCCCATGGCTCATGGGGGGGTCTCGAAACTGCCCCCAAGGAGCCCCACCAAAAAGCTGCTGGTCCTGGGGGGGGCCTGGAaactgcccccagcccagaggggAGCCTTGAAACTGCCCCAAATATGGGGGGGGCTCCTTGA
- the ZBTB45 gene encoding zinc finger and BTB domain-containing protein 45, whose protein sequence is MAEAVHYIHLQNFSRSLLETLNGQRLGGHFCDVTVRIREATLRAHRCVLAAGSPFFHDKLLLGHSAIEVPPVVPSGAVRQLVEFMYSGCLVVAQSEALQILTAASILQIKTVIDECTQIISQSRGPKALPPARPPRPDPAPAPADPRHKPPPPEPDARFGPAEPAPSCHSRKQRQPLRLQLPVKEEEEEDEEEGGGATAGEEGFAPPPFAAEEPPFFGAPEVFADAFLPPWPGEDAAKFGPDCGLEAPGRVPAFGAKAVTGGGGFGFAPPPLYEGGAEGGLSAGGAPPAPEAPQPGPSRCPEPSYQCGHCQKTFSSRKNYTKHMFIHSGEKPHQCSICWRSFSLRDYLLKHMVTHTGVRAFQCGVCCKRFTQKSSLNVHMRTHRPERFQCRLCTKGFSHRTLLERHAAATHPVPPPGPPPGPPPPEAGLATWPVTEAAGAGPAHTA, encoded by the exons ATGGCGGAGGCCGTGCACTACATCCACCTGCAGAACTTCAGCCGATCGCTGCTGGAGACGCTCAACGGGCAGCGCCTGGGCGGCCACTTCTGCGACGTGACGGTGCGCATCCGCGAGGCCACGCTGCGGGCGCACCGCTGCGTCCTGGCCGCCGGCAGCCCCTTCTTCCACGACAAGCTGCTGCTGGGCCACTCGGCCATCGAGGTGCCGCCCGTGGTGCCCAGCGGGGCCGTGCGGCAGCTGGTGGAGTTCATGTACAGCGGGTGCCTGGTGGTGGCGCAGTCGGAGGCGCTGCAGATCCTCACGGCCGCCTCCATCCTCCAGATCAAGACGGTCATCGACGAGTGCACCCAGATCATCTCCCAGAGCCGCGGGCCCAaggcgctgccccccgcccgcccgccgcgccccgacCCCGCCCCGGCGCCCGCCGACCCCCGCCAcaagccgccgccgccggagcccgACGCCCGTTTCGGCCCGGCCGAGCCGGCGCCGAGCTGCCACAGCCGCAAGCAGCGCCAGCCGCTGCGCCTGCAGCTGCCGgtcaaggaggaggaagaggaggacgaggaggaaggagggggcgCCACCGCCGGGGAGGAAGGCTTCGCCCCGCCGCCCTTCGCCGCCGAGGAGCCCCCGTTTTTCGGCGCCCCCGAGGTCTTCGCCGACGCCTTCCTGCCACCCTGGCCCGGCGAGGACGCGGCCAAGTTCGGGCCCGACTGCGGCCTGGAGGCGCCGGGCCGGGTGCCGGCGTTCGGGGCCAAGGCGGTGACGGGGGGCGGCGGGTTCGGCttcgcgccgccgccgctctaCGAGGGGGGCGCGGAGGGGGGTCTGAGCGCGGGGGGCGCCCCTCCGGCCCCTGAggccccccagcccggcccctcGCGCTGCCCCGAGCCCTCCTACCAGTGCGGCCACTGCCAGAAGACCTTCAGCTCCCGCAAGAACTACACCAAACACATGTTCATCCACTCGG GCGAGAAGCCCCACCAGTGCTCCATCTGCTGGCGCTCCTTCTCACTCCGTGACTACCTGCTGAAGCACATGGTGACCCACACGGGCGTCCGTGCCTTCCAGTGCGGCGTCTGCTGCAAACGCTTCACCCAGAAGAGCTCCCTCAACGTCCACATGCGCACCCACCGCCCCGAGCGCTTCCAGTGCCGCCTCTGCACCAAGGGCTTCTCCCACCGTACTCTCCTCGAGCGCCATGCTGCTGCCACCCACCCCGTGCCACCGCCGGGGCCACCGCCAGGGCCACCACCACCTGAAGCTGGACTGGCAACGTGGCCAGTCACCGAGGCTGCGGGTGCCGGCCCCGCTCACACAGCGTGA
- the SLC27A5 gene encoding LOW QUALITY PROTEIN: long-chain fatty acid transport protein 5 (The sequence of the model RefSeq protein was modified relative to this genomic sequence to represent the inferred CDS: inserted 1 base in 1 codon), with translation MALPGAVAAAAGLLLLLLLLVPAAARRCPLLCVDFVAFATMVWSSARCRWRLSRRRPVTLLDIFQEHARRQPRRPLLRFQDEVHTYEDVERRSNRAARALSRRLGLQPGRAVAVFLPNEPAYVWAWLALAKLGCPMACLNTNVRGQALRHALATAGATLVLASPELRDAVEEALPDLQRDGTRVFYLSAHSPTPGVEALLPAIEAASDEPLPAHHRASVTAKSKAVYIYTSGTTGLPKAAVITETKLMMVANLGRLCGLRPDDIVYTTLPLYHAAGLLIGVGGCFEVGATCVLRAKFSASQFWDDCRHYNVSVIQYVGELMRYLCNTPRRDNDREHGVRLAMGNGLRAEVWKEFLQRFGPVSIWEFYGATEGNAGFINYTGKIGAVGRDNVFLKTFAPFELIKYNVEKDEPVRDERGLCIRVHPGETGLLVIKITKNTPFDGYAGDSQKTEKKVLRDVLVKGDAFFNSGDLLMIDHERFVYFQDRVGDTFRWKGENVATTEVEATLAMVNFIQEVNVYGVSVPGEGRCGMAAIRLRAGASFEGEHLYAFTRETLPSYAAPRFVRIQDALEITGTFKQCKGNLVRDGFDPGATRDPXFFRDDTKKSYVPLSPDTFAAIRDMRLSL, from the exons ATGGCGCTGCCGGGGGctgtggcggcggcggccgggctgctgctgctgctgctgctgctggtgccgGCGGCCGCTCGCCGCTGCCCCTTGCTCTGCGTCGACTTCGTGGCCTTCGCCACCATGGTCTGGTCCTCGGCGCGTTGCCGCTGGCGgctgagccgccgccgccccgtcACCCTCCTCGACATCTTCCAGGAGCACGCTCGTCGCCAGCCCCGCCGGCCGCTGCTGCGCTTCCAGGACGAGGTTCACACCTACGAGGACGTGGAGCGGCGCAGTAACCGCGCGGCCCGGGCGCTGTCGCGGCGCTTGGGGCTGCAGCCGGGCCGCGCCGTCGCCGTTTTCCTCCCCAACGAACCCGCCTACGTCTGGGCCTGGCTGGCGCTGGCCAAGCTGGGCTGTCCCATGGCCTGTCTCAACACCAACGTGCGGGGCCAGGCGCTGCGACACGCGCTGGCCACTGCCGGGGCCACCCTGGTCCTCGCCAGCCCCG AGCTCCGGGACGCCGTGGAGGAGGCGCTGCCGGACCTGCAGCGTGACGGCACCCGCGTCTTCTACCTGAGCGCCCACTCCCCCACGCCGGGCGTCGAGGCCCTGCTGCCCGCCATCGAGGCGGCCTCCGACgagcccctgcctgcccaccaCCGCGCCAGTGTCACCGCCAAGTCCAAGGCTGTCTACATCTACACCTCGGGCACCACCG ggctgcccaAGGCAGCGGTGATCACCGAGACGAAGCTGATGATGGTGGCCAACCTGGGCCGGCTCTGCGGCCTGCGGCCCGATGACATCGTCTACACAACGCTGCCGCTCTACCACGCGGCTGGGCTGCTCATCGGGGTGGGAGGGTGCTTCGAGGTCG GAGCCACCTGCGTCCTACGGGCCAAGTTCTCCGCCTCCCAGTTCTGGGATGACTGTCGCCACTACAACGTCTCCGTCATCCAGTACGTGGGTGAGCTGATGCGTTACCTCTGCAACACGCCCCGG CGCGACAACGACCGGGAGCACGGGGTGCGCTTGGCCATGGGCAACGGCCTGCGGGCGGAGGTGTGGAAGGAATTCCTCCAGCGCTTCGGGCCCGTCTCCATCTGGGAGTTCTATGGGGCCACCGAGGGCAACGCCGGCTTCATCAACTACACCGGCAAGATCGGGGCCGTGGGCAGAGACAACGTGTTCCTCAAG ACTTTCGCTCCCTTTGAGCTGATCAAGTACAACGTGGAGAAGGACGAACCTGTACGTGACGAGCGCGGCCTCTGCATCCGAGTCCACCCCG GTGAGACAGGGCTGCTGGTCATCAAAATCACCAAGAACACCCCTTTCGATGGCTACGCGGGCGATTCCCAGAAGACAGAGAAGAAGGTCTTGAGGGACGTCTTGGTCAAAGGTGACGCCTTCTTCAACAGCGGCGACCTCCTCATGATTGACCATGAACGATTCGTCTACTTCCAGGACCGAGTGGGAGACACTTTCCG TTGGAAAGGCGAGAACGTGGCCACAACAGAGGTGGAGGCCACTCTTGCCATGGTGAACTTCATCCAGGAGGTCAACGTCTACGGAGTGTCTGTGCCGGGTGA GGGCCGGTGCGGCATGGCAGCCATCCGCCTGCGGGCCGGGGCCAGCTTCGAGGGCGAGCACCTCTACGCCTTCACCAGGGAGACGCTGCCCAGCTACGCCGCTCCCCGCTTCGTGCGGATCCAG GACGCTCTGGAGATCACGGGGACCTTCAAGCAGTGCAAAGGCAACCTGGTGAGGGATGGCTTCGACCCCGGCGCCACCCGAGACC TCTTCTTCCGCGACGACACAAAGAAATCCTACGTGCCCCTGAGCCCCGACACCTTCGCCGCCATCCGCGACATGAGGCTCAGCCTGTAG
- the LOC141917199 gene encoding uncharacterized protein LOC141917199 isoform X2, which translates to MELPEEPPGDWGGDGGTVPGTPGGAGKSPGAPASLATSPPLSPSPGRGWPWGLPPPAAQKPYKCRECGKAFGQRAHLVRHRSVHTGEKPYKCGACAKSFAQNSNLRQHQRTHTGEKPYECGACGKRFGWRANLTQHQRIHSGQKPFPCGQCGKRFGESSRLLEHERSHTGEKPYRCPHCAKNFSRGSHLVSHHRRFHAAERGPGPALAMPQGL; encoded by the exons ATGGAGCTGCCAGAGGAGCCGCCCGGCGACTGGGGCGGGGATGGGGGGACGGTACCCGGCACCCCCGGAG GCGCCGGGAAATCCCCAGGAGCCCCTGCGAGCCTGGCGACGTCACCCCCGCTGTCCCCGTCACCTGGCCGGGGCtggccctgggggctgccccccccgGCGGCGCAGAAACCCTACAAGTGCCGTGAGTGCGGCAAAGCCTTCGGGCAGAGGGCGCACCTGGTGCGGCACCGCAGCGTCCACACCGgcgagaagccctacaagtgcggCGCCTGCGCCAAGAGCTTCGCCCAGAACTCCAACCTCCGGCAGCACCAGCGCACCCACACCGGCGAGAAGCCCTACGAGTGCGGCGCCTGCGGCAAGCGCTTCGGCTGGCGCGCCAACCTCACCCAGCACCAGCGCATCCACAGCGGCCAGAAACCCTTCCCGTGCGGCCAGTGTGGCAAACGCTTCGGTGAAAGCTCCCGCCTGCTCGAACATGAGCGCAGCCACACCGGCGAGAAGCCCTACCGCTGCCCCCACTGCGCCAAGAACTTCAGCCGGGGCTCCCACCTCGTGTCCCACCACCGCCGCTTCCACGCCGCCGAACGGGGGCCCGGCCCAGCCCTGGCGATGCCCCAGGGGCTCTGA
- the LOC141917208 gene encoding histone H2A type 2-C-like, whose product MSGRGKQGGKARAKAKSRSSRAGLQFPVGRVHRLLRKGNYAERVGAGAPVYLAAVMEYLTAEILELAGNAARDNKKTRIIPRHLQLAVRNDEELNKLLGGVTIAQGGVLPNIQAVLLPKKSESHKAKGK is encoded by the coding sequence ATGTCGGGGCGTGGGAAGCAGGGCGGGAAGGCCCGTGCCAAGGCCAAGTCGCGCTCGTCCCGCGCCGGCCTCCAGTTCCCCGTGGGCCGTGTCCACCGGCTGCTCCGTAAAGGCAACTACGCCGAGCGGGTGGGCGCCGGCGCTCCCGTTTATTTGGCCGCTGTCATGGAGTATTTAACAGCCGAGATCCTGGAGCTGGCGGGAAACGCTGCCCGGGATAACAAGAAGACGCGGATCATCCCGCGGCACCTGCAGCTGGCAGTGCGCAACGATGAGGAGCTCAACAAGCTGCTGGGCGGCGTCACCATCGCGCAGGGCGGGGTCTTGCCCAACatccaggctgtgctgctgcccaagAAGAGCGAGAGccacaaggccaagggcaagtga
- the THAP7 gene encoding THAP domain-containing protein 7 → MPRHCSAAGCCTRDTRETRDRGISFHRLPKKDNPRRALWLENSQRRDASGEGRWDPASKYIYFCSQHFEKSCFEIVGFSGYHRLKEGAVPTVFESASPKPPRATKPKPPTPESDTPKPPRATRRWRQDPTPSPPDPPFTADVSCFPGEGEDPGAPPAGDHGGVPALPGPSGARGPLPDSLLVATGDEEATATPALPEGDPPAPPRPVSPSLYMLRLPPPAGAYIQSEHSYQVGSALLWKRRAEAALDALDKAQRQLQACKRREQRLRLRVGELQRERRGPPEARRPPKEPPARLVELQLLGDGAE, encoded by the exons ATGCCCCGTCACTGCTCCGCCGCCGGCTGCTGCACCCGCGACACGCGGGAGACCCGCGACCGAGGCATCTCCTTCCACCG gcTGCCCAAGAAGGACAACCCACGGCGGGCGCTGTGGCTGGAGAACAGCCAGCGGCGGGACGCGAGCGGGGAGGGCCGCTGGGACCCGGCCTCCAAGTACATCTACTTCTGCTCCCAGCACTTCGAGAAGAGCTGCTTCGAGATAGTCGGCTTCAG TGGCTACCACCGTCTCAAGGAAGGGGCCGTGCCCACCGTCTTCGAGTCGgcctcccccaaacccccccggGCCACCAAGCCGAAGCCCCCCACGCCCGAGAGTGACACCCCAAAGCCCCCTCGGGCCACCAGGAGGTGGAG GCAGgaccccaccccttccccacCGGACCCCCCCTTCACTGCCGACGTCTCCTGCTTCCCCGGGGAGGGCGAAGACCCCGGTGCCCCCCCTGCCGGCGACCACGGGGGTGTCCCAGCCCTTCCTGGCCCCTCGGGTGCCCGCGGTCCCCTCCCGGACAGCCTTTTGGTGGCCACAGGGGACGAGGAAGCCACGGCTACCCCAGCTCTCCCCGAGGGtgaccccccggcccccccccgccccgtctccCCCTCCCTGTACATGCTGCGGCTGCCGCCACCGGCCGGGGCCTACATCCAGAGCGAGCACAGCTACCAGGTGGGCAGCGCCCTGCTCTGGAAGCGCCGCGCCGAGGCCGCCCTCGACGCCCTCGACAAGGCTCAGCGGCAGCTCCAGGCCTGCAAGCGGCGGGAACAGCGGCTGCGGCTGCGTGTGGGGGAGCTGCAGCGTGAGCGGCGCGGCCCCCCCGAGGCTCGCCGGCCCCCCAAGGAGCCCCCGGCGCGGCTGGTGGAGCTGCAGCTCCTCGGGGACGGCGCCGAGTGA
- the TRIM28 gene encoding transcription intermediary factor 1-beta, giving the protein MSGPAAAEGGGGGPAGKRPDSLDLLERCGVCRERLRAEREPRLLPCLHSVCRECLRAAPGPAAAPDGPVVDCPICKHQCQLKDVVENYFLRDSGAETSAASQGSSQCCTSCEDNAPATSYCVECSEPLCETCVEAHQRVKYTKDHTVRAAGSGKGKEGERTVYCSVHKHEPLVLFCDTCDTLTCRDCQLNAHKDHQYQFLEDAVRNQRKMLATLVKRLGDKHASLQRSTKEVRSFIRQVTDVQKRVQVDVKMAILQIMKELNKRGKVLVSDAQRVTEGQQEKLERQHWAMTKLQRHQEHILRFASWALESDNSTALLLSKKLIYFQLHRALKMIVDPVEPQGDMKFQWDLNAWTKSAESFGTIISERSLPPPSLSPQPPATSPRGPSPAMGASQGPLQATVVSKGQYAPSPLLQSPPGPQIGAEEGPGTPSVPQSGGGALAMPILPQFPLGAEGLGCPDLSPPRLYPQTAESPGDAAAGAELAANGPHEAVVTGVKRRKDVNPAGEKLVKKLLVKRSRPPGGPAGALLRKVPRVSLERLDLDLSGAAQPPVFRVFPGTSAADFSLIVIERGVQPRRPVPLAVKEEQQEAAIGDAQDTKPVGLLPEHPGVPKPLGPSLGLGSATPGPPPGPGVSCCRVCCQAGAVVMCDRCEHCYHLDCHLPALQEVPSPEWRCLLCQDLPPPTEDLASGFEERPPHKLCPSDQQKCEYVLLELLCHEPCRPLHRLSSSLEGHDAIDLTLIRAKLQEKLTPHYRCPEEFARDVWRMIQQFNRLTEDKADVQSILGLQRFFEARLSAAFGDCKFSSALFLEPIIPLDEAEGSPAPPAGPLAP; this is encoded by the exons ATGTCAGgtccggcggcggcggaggggggcggCGGTGGCCCCGCCGGGAAGCGGCCGGACTCGCTGGACCTGCTGGAGCGCTGCGGCGTCTGCCGGGAGCGGCTGCGGGCCGAGCGGGAGCCGCGGCTGCTGCCCTGCCTCCACTCGGTCTGCCGGGAGTGCCTgcgcgccgcgccgggccccgccgccgccccggatGGGCCAG TGGTCGACTGCCCAATCTGCAAACACCAGTGTCAACTGAAGGACGTGGTGGAGAACTACTTCCTGAGGGACAGCGGGGCCGAGACATCTGCTGCCAGCCAGGGGTCAAGTCAG TGCTGCACCAGCTGCGAGGACAACGCGCCAGCCACCAGCTACTGTGTGGAGTGCTCGGAGCCGCTCTGCGAGACCTGCGTGGAGGCACACCAGCGCGTCAAGTACACCAAGGACCACACGGTCCGGGCCGCag GCAGCGGCAAGGGGAAGGAGGGCGAGCGCACCGTGTACTGCTCCGTGCACAAGCACGAGCCGCTGGTGCTCTTCTGTGACACGTGCGACACGCTCACCTGCCGGGATTGCCAGCTCAACGCGCACAAGGACCACCA GTACCAGTTCCTGGAGGACGCGGTCAGGAACCAGCGCAAGATGCTGGCGACGCTGGTGAAGCGCCTGGGCGACAAACACGCCAGCCTGCAGCGCTCCACCAAGGAAGTGCGCAGCTT CATCCGCCAGGTGACGGACGTGCAGAAGCGGGTGCAGGTGGACGTGAAGATGGCCATCCTGCAGATCATGAAGGAGCTCAACAAGCGTGGGAAGGTGCTGGTGAGCGACGCCCAG CGGGTGACCGAGGGGCAGCAGGAGAAACTGGAGCGGCAGCACTGGGCCATGACCAAGCTGCAGCGGCACCAGGAGCACATCCTCCGCTTCGCCTCCTGGGCCCTGGAGAGCGACAACAGCACCGCTCTGCTGCTCTCCAAGAAGCTG ATCTACTTCCAGCTCCACCGCGCCCTCAAGATGATCGTGGACCCTGTGGAGCCGCAGGGTGACATGAAGTTCCAGTGGGACCTCAACGCCTGGACCAAGAGTGCCGAGAGCTTTG GCACCATCATCTCAGAGCGGAGCCTCCCCCCGCCATCCCTGAGCCCCCAGCCGCCGGCCACCAGCCCCCGTGGCCCCAGCCCCGCCATGGGCGCCTCACAG GGCCCGCTGCAAGCCACGGTGGTGAGCAAAGGGCAATACGCTCCCAGCCCCCTCCTGCAGTCCCCCCCGGGACCCCAAATAGGGGCTGAGGAGGGGCCAGGCACCCCCAGTGTCCCacagagcggggggggggcgctggcGATGCCcatcctgcctcagtttcccctgggGGCCGAGGGGCTGGGCTGCCCCGACctgtcccccccccgcctttaCCCACAGACGGCTGAGAGCCCAGGGGACGCGGCTGCGGGCGCTGAGCTGG CAGCCAATGGCCCCCACGAAGCCGTTGTCACCGGAGTGAAGAG GAGGAAAGATGTTAATCCTGCTGGGGAGAAGTTGGTTAAGAAGCTGCTCGTTAAGCG GAgccgcccccccgggggtcccgcgGGCGCCCTCCTCCGCAAGGTGCCGCGGGTCAGCCTGGAGCGGCTGGACCTGGACCTGTCCGGCGCGGCGCAGCCCCCCGTCTTCCGCGTCTTCCCCGGCACCTCGGCCGCGGACTTCAGCCTCATTGTCATCGAGCGGGGGGTGCAGCCGCGGCGCCCCGTCCCCCTCGCCGTCAAG gaggagcagcaggaggccgCTATCGGGGACGCCCAAGACACCAAGCCCGTGGGGCTCCTTCCCGAGCACCCCGGGGTGCCGAAACCCCTCGGCCCCTCCTTGGGGCTGGGATCGGCCACCCCGGGACCCCCCCCTGGCCCCGGGGTCTCCTGTTGCCGCGTCTGCTGCCAGGCTGGTGCCGTGGTGATGTGCGACCGATGCGAGCACTGCTACCACCtcgactgtcacctccctgcgcTCCAGGAGGTCCCCAG CCCCGAGTGGAGGTGTCTGCTGTGCCAGGACCTGCCCCCCCCCACCGAGGACCTGGCCTCTGGCTTCGAGGAGAGGCCGCCCCACAAACTCTGCCCCTCGGACcagcag AAATGTGAGTacgtgctgctggagctgctctgccaTGAGCCCTGCCGGCCCCTCCACCGCCTCTCCAGCTCCCTG GAGGGCCACGACGCCATCGACCTGACCCTGATCCGCGCCAAGCTGCAGGAGAAGCTCACCCCCCACTACCGCTGCCCCGAGGAGTTCGCCCGCGACGTCTGGAGGATGATCCAGCAGTTCAACCGCCTCACCGAG GACAAGGCGGATGTTCAGTCCATCCTGGGCCTGCAGCGGTTTTTCGAGGCCCGGCTCAGCGCGGCCTTCGGCGACTGCAAGTtctcctccgctctcttccttgAGCCCATCATCCCCCTGGACGAGGCTGAAGGCTCCCCGGCCCCCCCTGCCGGCCCCCTGGCCCCCTGA